From Lewinellaceae bacterium:
ATCGCATACGCCCGGATTTTCGGTTCCCCGAATCTATCCTAACGGGTCTGCCGGCAGTTTCTCTCGTAGAATGCGCACGTGATGAAAAGCTGCCACGAAAACACCAAACTCCACTAAATTTTGTGCGGATTTGGTGTTTTCGTGTTTTCGTGGCGATAAAAAAGCCATTATGCCGAAAAAAAGAAAGCCTAAAAACAGGCACTTTCAGGCAAGCTGAAATAATTCCCACCAAATCGTTTTACCTACTTGTTTTTAACAACATTTTGTTTTAAATTTGCCTGTATCTACTCTCAGCAAGTTTTTTTAAAACAAAATGATCGGTTATGAGCACCTCTACCGATAAAGTAAAAGGCTACCTTCAGCGCAACTGGTTCAAACTGAGCATCGGCCTGGTTCTTCTGTTCATCGTCATGAAAAAGGACCTGAGCTTCCGGATCAACCTCAACAGCCCGGTGCGGATGGAGCAGGCGCCGATGCGCCCTTCCACCCCGGCCCGGCAACAGGAAAAAGCCCCGTCTCAGGAACGGTATACCGAAAACACCCAGCAACAGGCCGTTGCTTCGGAACTGCCCGGCACCGAGCGGTTCGACTTCAGCAGCTCGGCCGGCAGCCGCCGGGAAGTGCTCGCCATCGACCGCCTGGAAGAGGTGGGCGAGGCAAAGATCAGAGCCTACATCCAACGCTTCGCCCGGGTGGCCGCCGGCGAACAAAATAAGTTTGGCATTCCGGCCTCCATCGTCATTGCCAATGCGCTGCTGCACAGCCGGGCCGGCACTGCCGACATGGCGGGGCCCGGCGCCAACAACCACTTCGCCATCCCCTGCACGCCCGACTGGCAGGGGCCGCAGCAAACCTACTCGGGCCAGTGCTACCGCCAATACGAAAATGCCTGGACCAGCTTCCGCGACCACAGCTTCTACATCACCACCGGCCCGTTCGCCCACCTCCGCCAACTTTCGGACTCGGACTACAAAGGGTGGGCCGCAGCCCTGGAAAAGGCGGGATTCTCCAA
This genomic window contains:
- a CDS encoding glucosaminidase domain-containing protein, with the protein product MSTSTDKVKGYLQRNWFKLSIGLVLLFIVMKKDLSFRINLNSPVRMEQAPMRPSTPARQQEKAPSQERYTENTQQQAVASELPGTERFDFSSSAGSRREVLAIDRLEEVGEAKIRAYIQRFARVAAGEQNKFGIPASIVIANALLHSRAGTADMAGPGANNHFAIPCTPDWQGPQQTYSGQCYRQYENAWTSFRDHSFYITTGPFAHLRQLSDSDYKGWAAALEKAGFSKEKNLGRQLVKVVETYGLQELGKR